One Akkermansiaceae bacterium genomic region harbors:
- the cas10 gene encoding type III-B CRISPR-associated protein Cas10/Cmr2, whose product MPTPPDSSARTIANQTLLLFSIGPVQDFIAAARTTRDLWSGSYLLSTLIASALGKIQHDHETAAVVFPHIADQPLVNGTPKSTNNGDISAFLTPTLPNRLLAILPESVDAAAYAKELKNAVRDKLQTIATDVANGLNNNLKAGASFHKDNFISQAERLLEVQWQTLPVTSAEDAYAFANSLPANEEFDPCKHVSASSSLDELWGPLNASISWLQDGAKSLRSFNAWRKGRWESGNKFFKDTLNGKEEVVFVVSNQLDKNQVKELAGQLKLNKEGGLKKGEMLGASSVIKRFWDVFHLAPKLNLTPDDLRSKHPMPNTHRIAKYDNKKDGGNEEGAESDKYFAIIAMDGDEMGKWISGQKFDRAMSPDDHREFSDILNEFSVNQAAGLVEDSVGKLIYSGGDDVLAMVPAGYALDCALDLKDAFISAFKGKNAEKYKEMNASIGIAIAHYKAPLQDVVKAAQAAEKRAKCSPDQGGHGRGAVAITIYKRSGEILEWGSRWDNTGISLLGSLLKDLKGKKLKTRFPHKLEAQLTPYLPQSESIATDENFAQHFSDILEKEVAHTLKRNEGGALGETKLEHFTDYWNGINTEDFTEKLKRFINLLRTAAWMARGYDEKEANKNSNTQEAATH is encoded by the coding sequence ATGCCCACGCCTCCAGATTCCTCTGCCAGAACTATTGCCAACCAAACATTGCTGTTATTTAGCATCGGCCCGGTTCAAGACTTCATCGCCGCCGCCCGCACCACTCGGGATCTCTGGAGCGGTTCTTACCTACTCTCAACCTTGATTGCCTCTGCTCTCGGTAAAATACAACACGATCACGAAACTGCTGCCGTGGTGTTTCCGCACATTGCAGATCAACCTCTGGTAAACGGCACTCCTAAATCTACCAACAATGGTGACATCTCCGCCTTTCTAACACCCACACTCCCCAACCGCTTACTCGCCATCCTTCCCGAAAGTGTCGACGCGGCAGCCTACGCCAAGGAGCTCAAAAATGCGGTGCGCGATAAACTCCAAACCATAGCCACTGATGTCGCCAATGGACTAAATAATAATCTTAAAGCGGGAGCATCCTTCCATAAAGATAATTTCATCAGCCAAGCCGAACGCCTTCTCGAGGTCCAATGGCAAACCCTCCCTGTCACGAGCGCCGAAGACGCCTACGCTTTCGCCAATTCTTTGCCTGCTAACGAAGAGTTTGATCCTTGCAAACACGTCTCAGCAAGCTCCTCCTTGGATGAACTCTGGGGACCGCTTAATGCCTCCATTTCCTGGCTACAGGACGGCGCCAAATCGCTCCGCAGCTTCAACGCTTGGCGGAAAGGACGTTGGGAGTCCGGAAATAAATTCTTCAAAGACACTCTCAATGGCAAGGAGGAGGTGGTCTTCGTCGTGTCCAATCAACTTGATAAGAACCAAGTCAAAGAACTCGCTGGTCAACTCAAATTGAATAAAGAGGGAGGCCTCAAGAAAGGGGAAATGCTCGGTGCCTCCAGCGTCATCAAGCGATTCTGGGACGTCTTCCATCTCGCACCCAAACTCAATCTTACCCCCGATGATCTAAGGAGCAAACACCCGATGCCCAACACCCACCGCATCGCCAAATACGACAACAAGAAGGATGGAGGTAACGAAGAAGGTGCCGAATCCGATAAATACTTCGCCATTATCGCCATGGATGGTGATGAGATGGGAAAATGGATCTCCGGGCAGAAGTTTGACCGTGCAATGAGCCCGGACGACCACAGGGAGTTCTCAGACATCCTCAATGAGTTTTCCGTCAATCAAGCAGCCGGGTTGGTCGAAGACTCGGTTGGCAAACTCATCTACTCTGGTGGAGACGACGTTCTCGCCATGGTGCCTGCGGGATATGCGCTCGACTGCGCACTCGATCTGAAGGACGCGTTCATATCAGCATTCAAAGGTAAGAACGCCGAGAAATATAAGGAAATGAATGCCTCCATCGGCATCGCCATCGCGCACTACAAGGCGCCGCTGCAGGATGTCGTGAAGGCCGCCCAAGCTGCCGAGAAGCGCGCGAAGTGTTCACCGGATCAAGGAGGTCACGGCCGTGGTGCGGTTGCCATCACCATCTACAAGCGTTCCGGGGAAATCCTGGAGTGGGGAAGCCGATGGGATAACACCGGCATCAGCTTGCTTGGCTCCTTGCTAAAGGACTTGAAAGGGAAAAAGCTCAAGACCCGCTTCCCTCATAAGCTGGAGGCCCAACTCACGCCCTACTTACCGCAATCCGAGTCCATCGCCACTGATGAGAACTTCGCTCAGCATTTCTCAGACATCCTTGAAAAAGAAGTCGCCCACACCCTTAAACGCAATGAAGGAGGAGCTCTTGGGGAAACCAAGCTCGAGCACTTCACCGACTACTGGAACGGAATCAACACGGAAGATTTCACAGAGAAACTCAAACGCTTCATCAACCTCCTCCGCACTGCTGCCTGGATGGCTCGCGGTTACGATGAAAAGGAAGCTAACAAAAACTCAAACACACAGGAAGCAGCCACTCATTAA
- a CDS encoding putative DNA binding domain-containing protein yields the protein MTPLERQIKKGESKELALLRSAEDYEQITTHVVALLNSGGGSIVLGVDENGYPLGLPNPVNFAHQIALYLRKVISPRPLLSVTAEEAYGLQVILIEVPGGRDMPFLHDGRIFLRRGRTTVPADAEDLQEIFQRQAPEAVRWERRGSPTLTIEDLHHEQIETTVQKAMAEGRFRFSDTDSTETVLGELGMLSNGVLTNAADVCFGEQPAVRHPQVRLRAYAFQSDKQGDEYLDQGDFNGPLANVLASAVAFIQRNASTAAMFLPESIERRNVAPYPVNAVREGLVNALAHRDYSSFSSGASVLVYPDRVEIWNSGKLPDGWTASRLRSNHPSIPRNPDIANFLFIRSLMEQIGRGTQRMIEDCRKAEIPAPTWKVDQDGITVTLYSLTSREAPAAQLGERQLCMLEKLKPGDTIRLQEYIQQFAPEVTKRQAQRDLQELREADLLRLQGGGRSAHYIRTSRELPR from the coding sequence ATGACGCCACTAGAACGACAGATCAAAAAGGGCGAATCGAAAGAGTTGGCATTGCTGCGCTCCGCCGAGGACTACGAACAGATTACGACTCACGTCGTCGCCCTACTAAATAGTGGAGGCGGCAGCATCGTGCTTGGTGTAGATGAAAACGGGTACCCGCTCGGACTACCCAACCCAGTCAATTTCGCCCATCAAATAGCACTCTATTTGAGAAAAGTGATTTCACCCCGCCCTCTACTCTCCGTGACGGCCGAGGAAGCCTACGGCCTCCAAGTCATCCTGATCGAGGTCCCTGGTGGCAGGGACATGCCCTTCTTACACGATGGGCGGATATTTCTCCGCAGAGGCCGGACCACCGTGCCCGCCGACGCTGAAGACCTTCAAGAAATATTCCAACGCCAAGCTCCGGAAGCGGTTCGATGGGAGCGCAGAGGTTCGCCCACACTCACCATCGAAGATCTCCACCATGAGCAGATCGAGACGACTGTTCAAAAGGCTATGGCAGAAGGTCGTTTCCGGTTTAGCGATACTGACTCGACCGAAACCGTCCTGGGAGAACTTGGAATGCTCAGTAATGGTGTCCTCACCAATGCTGCAGACGTCTGTTTCGGCGAGCAGCCAGCCGTGCGGCATCCACAGGTCAGACTTCGGGCCTATGCTTTCCAATCCGACAAACAGGGTGACGAGTATCTCGACCAAGGGGATTTCAATGGGCCTCTGGCAAACGTGCTCGCCAGTGCGGTGGCATTCATCCAGCGCAATGCCTCTACGGCCGCGATGTTTCTGCCCGAGTCTATTGAGAGGAGGAACGTTGCACCCTACCCCGTCAACGCCGTTCGAGAAGGCCTGGTGAATGCGCTGGCGCACCGGGACTACAGTAGCTTTTCCAGTGGTGCCTCGGTTTTAGTGTATCCGGACCGGGTGGAAATTTGGAACTCGGGTAAGCTGCCAGATGGATGGACAGCTAGCAGGCTACGCAGTAACCACCCCTCGATTCCTAGGAACCCTGATATCGCCAATTTTCTCTTTATCCGTAGTTTAATGGAACAAATCGGACGCGGCACACAACGGATGATCGAGGACTGCCGCAAAGCCGAGATTCCGGCCCCAACATGGAAGGTGGATCAGGACGGCATTACCGTGACGCTCTATAGCTTGACCTCTCGTGAAGCTCCGGCAGCTCAACTCGGCGAGCGGCAGCTCTGCATGTTGGAGAAACTTAAACCGGGCGATACGATCCGCCTGCAGGAATACATCCAGCAGTTCGCCCCTGAAGTCACAAAACGCCAGGCCCAGCGAGATCTCCAGGAACTACGGGAGGCTGATCTACTCCGTCTCCAGGGAGGAGGACGATCAGCTCACTATATACGAACAAGTCGGGAACTACCGCGATGA
- the cmr4 gene encoding type III-B CRISPR module RAMP protein Cmr4 — METKLLYLFTRTPLHVGAGSSVGAIDQPIQRERHTQFPIIPGSSLKGSLTDQWPASQIDDNGKASRLTTEKQGDKSIVKMADPAAWLFGSDTTELSFAGSLLFSEATLLAFPIRSAKGSYAWVTCPHILAKAHREGVLVNKLGTPLPAEDQAIYQSGAPLDLDGTIVLEDYALTLCINSNLASLAEEMSKLVDDEIYESIKERLVIVSDHMMTHFVSTACEVATHVRIDDRTGTAEGTGLFNQENVPSETLFYAPIRATKSRVPNGEYADKTDADALAEFGKKVAAQRVFQFGADASIGLGYCSATLQDMQPSPTA, encoded by the coding sequence ATGGAAACCAAACTACTCTACCTCTTCACCCGCACACCCCTGCACGTGGGAGCCGGATCATCCGTTGGCGCCATCGACCAACCCATTCAACGCGAGCGACATACCCAGTTCCCCATCATTCCTGGATCCAGCTTAAAGGGATCGCTCACAGACCAGTGGCCAGCTAGCCAAATTGATGACAACGGTAAAGCGTCCCGTCTCACCACAGAAAAGCAAGGAGACAAGAGTATTGTCAAAATGGCTGATCCCGCTGCCTGGCTTTTCGGCTCGGACACTACGGAACTATCTTTCGCTGGTTCACTCCTATTCTCGGAGGCCACTTTGTTAGCCTTCCCAATTCGCTCGGCCAAAGGCTCCTATGCATGGGTAACTTGCCCACACATCCTGGCCAAAGCTCACCGTGAAGGTGTTCTCGTCAACAAACTCGGCACGCCCCTCCCGGCAGAAGACCAAGCCATCTACCAAAGCGGTGCCCCCCTTGATCTAGATGGAACCATTGTCCTTGAGGACTATGCCTTGACGCTTTGCATCAACAGTAACCTCGCCAGCCTCGCAGAGGAAATGAGCAAACTCGTTGATGATGAGATTTACGAGTCGATCAAAGAGCGCCTCGTAATTGTATCTGATCATATGATGACTCATTTTGTCAGTACTGCTTGTGAAGTCGCCACCCACGTCCGAATTGACGACCGCACGGGCACAGCTGAAGGGACCGGACTTTTCAATCAAGAGAATGTCCCCTCAGAAACCCTTTTCTACGCCCCCATTCGTGCCACTAAATCCCGAGTTCCCAACGGCGAATACGCGGATAAAACAGATGCAGACGCGCTCGCCGAGTTTGGCAAAAAAGTTGCTGCACAAAGAGTCTTCCAGTTCGGAGCCGA
- the brxL gene encoding BREX system Lon protease-like protein BrxL: MDPIDLKLNETFEGRCVRKDLVQRIKKGTNIPTFVLEFLLAKYCATDDPDEINAGLQAVTETIQLNYVRPNEANKAQSMVQQKGKHKYIDKVHVHHNEKEKRHWAEMQNFGSKRIAINERHYRDNNRLLEGGLWCEVTVAYNGVEEDDYTFYIEDLRPIQISRFSFEDYCECRSNFTRDEWLSVVLRTLGLEPTELTQRQQFHFLARLFPLVEQNYNFLELGPRGTGKSYVYSEFTPYSTLISGGQTTTATLFYNKQRRQVGIIGYWDTIAFDEVAGIKVKDPGTIQILKDYMANGHFNLGAEVMAPASLSFVGNIDDSIEQLVASEQHDLCRPLPKEFDLAVIHRFHTYMPGWEIPPNSSKLLTDNYGLITDYLAEAFHHLFSKVNLFSPIKSKLQLNKMHEGRDETAVIKTVAAFCKMLHPGCDPSPEELDEYIHYAIEGRRRVKEQLNKRKKDDEFANISLGFTNSNNQEVIVDCPESKGVEATQSPRRTDDEIPDAPAPLQKITPADVGAATQSPVAELSPPEPTTLKEKEIRIFHGDRGFSYRTLFLDYLQGAKKVQLEDPYIRRPHQITNFLHFCEVCVDAGTVQEIHLTTSYEDDEEKKEAGVKIIAIAKSLAEHGIKLDVTMSETLHDRRIELDNGWTITLGRGLDFYQRPDDWLEIGANELNLRQCTETTINYRRAL, from the coding sequence ATAGACCCCATCGATCTCAAACTCAATGAAACCTTTGAAGGCCGCTGCGTCCGCAAGGATCTCGTTCAGCGCATTAAAAAGGGAACGAACATCCCAACTTTCGTGCTGGAATTCCTGCTGGCAAAATACTGCGCCACGGATGACCCGGATGAAATCAATGCCGGTCTTCAAGCCGTCACCGAGACCATTCAGCTCAATTACGTCCGCCCCAATGAGGCGAACAAAGCCCAGTCGATGGTGCAGCAAAAAGGCAAACACAAATACATCGACAAGGTGCATGTGCACCACAACGAGAAAGAAAAACGCCACTGGGCGGAGATGCAAAACTTCGGCTCAAAACGCATTGCCATCAACGAACGCCACTACCGGGATAACAATCGTTTACTTGAAGGTGGACTCTGGTGCGAAGTAACGGTGGCATACAATGGAGTAGAGGAGGACGACTACACCTTCTACATCGAGGACCTCAGACCCATTCAAATTTCTCGTTTCTCCTTCGAGGACTACTGCGAGTGCCGATCCAATTTCACGCGTGACGAGTGGCTATCCGTCGTCCTGAGGACCCTGGGGCTAGAGCCAACGGAACTCACCCAGCGGCAACAATTCCATTTCCTGGCACGGCTATTCCCCCTCGTTGAACAGAACTATAATTTCCTGGAACTAGGCCCGCGTGGAACAGGTAAATCCTACGTCTATAGCGAATTCACCCCCTACTCCACCCTGATCAGTGGAGGCCAGACCACCACGGCCACCCTCTTCTACAACAAACAACGTCGCCAAGTGGGTATCATCGGCTACTGGGACACTATCGCCTTTGATGAGGTAGCCGGCATTAAAGTCAAGGACCCTGGCACTATTCAGATCCTCAAGGACTATATGGCCAACGGTCATTTCAATCTGGGAGCCGAGGTGATGGCTCCTGCCAGCTTGTCTTTCGTAGGCAACATCGATGACTCCATCGAGCAGCTTGTTGCCTCTGAACAACACGACCTCTGCCGACCGTTACCCAAAGAGTTTGACCTCGCTGTCATCCACCGTTTCCACACTTACATGCCAGGATGGGAAATCCCACCTAACAGCAGCAAACTACTCACTGATAACTACGGCCTCATCACTGACTACTTGGCAGAGGCTTTCCACCACTTGTTTTCAAAGGTCAATCTGTTCTCCCCTATCAAGAGTAAACTTCAGCTCAACAAGATGCACGAGGGTCGGGATGAAACAGCTGTCATCAAGACCGTGGCCGCGTTCTGCAAAATGCTACATCCCGGGTGCGATCCGTCACCGGAAGAACTGGATGAGTATATCCATTACGCCATCGAGGGACGCCGCCGGGTCAAAGAGCAGCTCAACAAACGTAAGAAAGATGACGAGTTTGCCAACATCAGCCTTGGATTCACCAACTCTAACAATCAAGAAGTTATCGTCGACTGTCCAGAATCGAAAGGTGTGGAAGCGACACAATCCCCAAGAAGAACTGATGATGAAATCCCCGATGCCCCAGCTCCACTCCAGAAAATAACTCCCGCTGACGTAGGAGCTGCAACACAGTCACCAGTAGCAGAATTATCTCCACCTGAACCAACGACGTTGAAAGAAAAGGAGATTCGTATTTTCCACGGCGACCGCGGATTTTCTTATCGCACACTCTTCCTAGACTACCTTCAAGGTGCCAAAAAAGTACAGCTGGAGGACCCCTACATACGACGGCCCCACCAAATCACCAACTTCCTCCACTTCTGTGAAGTCTGCGTCGATGCCGGAACCGTGCAAGAAATCCACCTAACAACTTCTTACGAAGACGATGAGGAGAAAAAAGAAGCGGGAGTTAAGATCATCGCTATCGCCAAGAGTTTAGCCGAGCACGGCATCAAACTCGATGTCACGATGAGCGAAACCCTCCACGACCGCCGTATCGAACTCGATAATGGCTGGACCATTACCCTAGGCCGAGGTCTGGACTTCTACCAACGCCCCGACGACTGGTTAGAAATCGGAGCCAACGAACTCAATCTCCGCCAATGCACCGAGACTACTATCAATTATCGCAGGGCCTTGTAA
- a CDS encoding PglZ domain-containing protein → MSFLKFIANHWQQRLSSNRSIVIYDGSGALRGALALLDLKELHVVDTSESSMRSRLEAWDAWLAVGADESLQTRLLVYVPQNLPTEMMDVLADPYQPFRLAGCHFPDGAGDSLRSLAKKFVPSRAAEVDKLFENTECPDLSLIDALRTSKTATPHLQTIFGTDEFTTILRRFLLADDSLRKTLEASDDWAAEFRSLVKSSLGLDIYGKATTWKTLSEKLWNYLLFSEFAFDLPEGLPEELEEIPRAQGEHIDVINHLCQELRDYTPSQSSYIAEAERVSTSFGLEKICEDIHDLGQRDTFAFEERSFLKRFEQALSSGDRNISGEILTQRKGSLWANHESRQSLWRIAELANDLCTLGDELDSELPKLTSKGDALVNFFSNNFRRLDTLHREMEQAVADVFGDSNEVTGIIDLARTAFKERALKLQKTFLTTVETEGWPLTGMEANSGTFNRLVAPLLEQKTRVVYFMIDALRFELGICIEQELVEQHEVSTEAVCAQLPCVTRFGMAALLPGAETDLRLVTEKSEVQPKVGDQFARNPNERLKVFQSVYGERCSMIKLDELIGKKNLDEFSNTDLLVVRSTEIDESGEINVMQARTLIPRIVRMILTACNRLQDEAGFGKAVIATDHGFHWLDDLDQGDSCPVPPGDWKLKKRRCLLGSGDASPTSVHFSTAQVGIPTDLPTYAVPRNLGVFALGSSYFHEGFSPQESIVPAISVNLKSKDCSDAFSAGGFEVNLNYKQGNSKKIMTRRPSIEIGIHQEGLFAGDHVRFQLEAVHKKAVVGRPAPCQYVDPSTNYVQMPPQSFAKLTLIMDEEFNGEFELRAIDPDTKMPLGKQAKLKLYTDYIA, encoded by the coding sequence ATGAGCTTTCTTAAATTCATCGCCAATCATTGGCAGCAACGTCTTTCTTCAAATCGATCCATCGTGATCTACGATGGATCAGGAGCCCTGCGCGGAGCCCTGGCTCTGCTCGACCTCAAGGAGCTGCATGTCGTGGACACCTCCGAGTCCTCCATGAGATCCCGTCTTGAGGCCTGGGATGCCTGGCTCGCCGTCGGTGCTGATGAGTCCTTGCAGACCCGGCTGCTGGTCTATGTCCCCCAAAACCTTCCTACCGAGATGATGGATGTCCTGGCCGACCCCTACCAGCCATTCCGTCTGGCTGGGTGCCATTTTCCCGACGGCGCAGGGGATTCCCTGCGCAGCCTGGCAAAGAAATTTGTCCCATCAAGAGCCGCCGAGGTCGATAAACTCTTCGAGAACACCGAGTGCCCCGACCTATCGCTCATCGATGCCCTTCGCACCAGCAAGACAGCCACACCCCACTTGCAGACGATCTTTGGAACCGACGAGTTCACAACCATCCTCCGCCGTTTCCTATTGGCCGATGATAGCCTGCGAAAAACGCTCGAAGCCTCTGATGACTGGGCAGCGGAATTCCGATCGCTGGTGAAGTCCTCACTCGGTCTGGACATCTACGGTAAGGCCACTACCTGGAAGACCCTTTCGGAGAAGCTCTGGAACTATCTGCTTTTCAGCGAGTTTGCCTTCGACCTGCCCGAGGGGTTGCCAGAAGAGTTGGAAGAGATCCCCAGGGCCCAGGGCGAGCATATCGACGTGATCAACCACCTCTGCCAAGAACTCCGGGATTACACCCCAAGCCAGTCAAGCTACATCGCCGAGGCCGAGCGTGTCTCGACCAGCTTCGGACTGGAGAAAATCTGCGAGGACATCCATGATCTTGGCCAGCGCGACACCTTTGCCTTTGAAGAGCGCTCCTTCCTGAAACGCTTCGAGCAGGCACTCTCAAGCGGCGATCGTAATATCAGTGGGGAGATCCTCACTCAGCGGAAGGGATCCCTATGGGCGAATCACGAAAGCCGCCAATCACTATGGCGGATTGCTGAACTTGCCAACGATCTGTGCACACTCGGCGATGAACTCGACTCCGAGCTTCCTAAACTAACGAGCAAGGGCGATGCCTTGGTAAATTTCTTTTCTAACAATTTCAGACGGTTGGACACCCTTCATCGCGAGATGGAACAGGCCGTCGCGGATGTTTTCGGCGATTCTAACGAAGTCACCGGAATCATCGACCTGGCTCGCACCGCATTCAAGGAGCGGGCACTGAAGCTACAAAAAACCTTCCTCACGACCGTCGAAACCGAAGGCTGGCCGCTGACTGGTATGGAGGCGAACTCCGGAACCTTTAATCGTCTGGTCGCTCCCCTGCTCGAACAGAAGACCCGGGTCGTTTATTTCATGATCGATGCCCTCCGCTTCGAGCTGGGAATCTGCATCGAACAGGAACTGGTAGAACAACACGAGGTATCTACCGAAGCCGTCTGCGCCCAGCTACCGTGTGTCACCCGCTTTGGCATGGCCGCTCTCTTGCCAGGAGCAGAGACTGATCTCCGTCTCGTGACGGAAAAAAGCGAGGTCCAGCCCAAAGTCGGCGATCAATTCGCTCGAAACCCAAACGAACGCCTCAAGGTATTCCAATCAGTCTACGGCGAGCGCTGTTCGATGATCAAACTCGACGAGCTGATCGGAAAGAAAAACCTCGATGAATTTTCAAACACAGACCTACTGGTCGTGCGCAGCACTGAGATCGATGAATCCGGCGAGATCAATGTGATGCAGGCACGCACCTTAATACCTAGAATCGTGCGCATGATTCTGACTGCCTGCAACCGTCTCCAGGATGAAGCTGGATTTGGCAAGGCGGTGATTGCCACCGATCACGGTTTCCATTGGCTCGATGACCTTGATCAGGGAGACAGCTGTCCCGTTCCGCCCGGAGATTGGAAACTCAAAAAGCGCCGCTGTCTTCTTGGCAGTGGTGATGCATCCCCAACCTCCGTTCATTTTTCCACGGCACAGGTTGGAATTCCAACAGACCTTCCGACTTACGCAGTGCCACGCAACCTGGGTGTCTTCGCACTCGGTTCAAGCTACTTCCACGAGGGATTCTCACCGCAAGAGTCAATTGTTCCAGCTATCTCGGTAAACCTCAAATCGAAGGACTGCTCCGATGCGTTCTCCGCAGGTGGCTTTGAGGTCAATCTGAACTACAAGCAGGGTAACTCGAAGAAGATCATGACACGGAGGCCCTCGATCGAAATTGGTATTCACCAAGAAGGACTTTTTGCCGGCGACCATGTCCGTTTCCAACTGGAGGCTGTGCACAAGAAAGCGGTCGTCGGACGGCCCGCTCCATGCCAGTATGTCGATCCATCAACCAATTACGTGCAAATGCCCCCCCAGAGCTTTGCCAAACTGACATTGATCATGGACGAGGAGTTCAACGGGGAATTCGAATTACGCGCCATCGATCCCGATACCAAAATGCCACTGGGCAAGCAGGCCAAGCTAAAGCTCTACACCGATTACATCGCCTAA